A single genomic interval of Flammeovirga agarivorans harbors:
- a CDS encoding SusC/RagA family TonB-linked outer membrane protein — MQILKNFFLLFIAITFSISAYAQERTIKGSVSDETGSPLPGVNITIKGTTIGTISDFDGKFQLNVKTNDTVLAISSIGYISQNINVGTQTEFKINMEVDLEELEEVVVIGYGTAKKSDVTGSVSTVKTDELTVIATEDVNKALQGRVPGVQVTNSGNPASGSKVRVRGIGTINNSDPLYVVDGFPMQDISHIAPQDIESMEVLKDASATAVYGSRGANGVILIATKKGKVQDKVTYTFNAQTGVKQASNTIEMANASEYAQMGLEANRFAEGTDEYEQLKYVANGNYKGTDWQDELLREGSFQNYNLGINGGSEKNQFNFSTSYVKDEGILKGTDLEKFFVKFNNTHKFNDWLNFGQNIAYTHANYSLTNLNDVYSSPLTQALWTDPITPVYNPDGSYARATWSYNNNPARMAEQEQYKRSWDNRIVGNFSLNAKATKDLTLTSNFGVDYRNQQQKMYYPEFFVSNEEQRMTSQLDEHRNNKFDWVWSNYANYTKSIGNHNFGAMVGMEMQYFSYNNIMATGYDVPFNENMRYLGAAKGADYFATSSQGANSLQSYFARANYSYDNKYLLTATFRADGSSKFAEGNRWGFFPSFSAGWNIKEEDFLQTSEIVSQLKLRAGWGEVGNQSSAGNNDYLSTVTNNLRYVVDGNVVEGRIPTTMSNPDLRWESAQMTNFGVDAGFLNDKITVSAEYFIKDTKDMVVPQPVPDYVGANSPNVNVGTMQNKGFEFAINYRNVEHEVKWNVGANIAVIDNKITDLGETGHIDGGYIDKLGYTTRTEEGQEIAYFYGYKTDGIFRSQEELDAHVDADGNPLQPNAGIGDVKFVDLNGDGTIDDEDKTNLGSAIPTFTGSFNIGLEYKGFDMNLFFTGSYGNEVANIQKFWIEDSNVQKNQTKNYYDNRFHPENNPEGTLPRVVSGDPNNNRRFSDRYVEDASYLRLQNVQLGYSFNENVCKKLHMQRFRVYASVDNLFTLTNYSGYDPEVGDHYGDPLAQGVDIGNYPKSTTYSLGLNVTF; from the coding sequence ATGCAGATCTTAAAAAATTTTTTTCTGCTGTTCATCGCTATTACATTTTCAATAAGTGCCTACGCACAAGAACGAACAATAAAAGGTAGCGTATCAGATGAAACAGGTAGTCCTCTTCCAGGGGTGAACATCACTATTAAAGGAACAACTATTGGAACAATCTCCGACTTTGATGGTAAATTTCAGTTAAACGTAAAAACTAATGATACAGTATTAGCAATTTCTTCTATTGGCTATATAAGTCAAAATATTAATGTAGGTACTCAGACAGAGTTCAAGATTAATATGGAAGTAGACCTAGAAGAATTAGAAGAAGTAGTTGTTATCGGTTATGGTACTGCTAAAAAGAGTGATGTAACAGGTTCAGTTTCGACCGTAAAAACGGATGAATTGACTGTTATAGCCACTGAGGATGTAAACAAAGCCCTTCAAGGTCGTGTACCAGGTGTACAAGTAACCAACTCTGGTAACCCTGCCTCAGGATCAAAAGTAAGAGTAAGAGGTATTGGTACGATCAACAACTCAGATCCTTTATATGTAGTTGATGGTTTCCCAATGCAAGACATTTCGCACATTGCTCCTCAAGATATTGAATCTATGGAAGTACTAAAGGATGCTTCGGCAACTGCAGTATATGGTTCAAGAGGTGCCAATGGTGTTATTTTAATTGCCACAAAGAAAGGTAAAGTACAAGATAAAGTAACGTATACATTTAATGCACAAACTGGTGTTAAGCAAGCGTCTAACACTATTGAGATGGCTAATGCATCAGAATATGCTCAGATGGGATTAGAAGCCAACAGATTTGCTGAAGGTACAGATGAGTATGAGCAATTAAAATATGTAGCAAATGGTAACTATAAAGGTACTGACTGGCAAGATGAATTATTAAGAGAAGGATCTTTCCAAAATTACAACTTAGGAATTAACGGTGGTTCTGAAAAGAATCAATTCAATTTCTCTACATCTTATGTGAAAGATGAAGGGATATTAAAAGGAACTGACTTGGAGAAATTCTTTGTGAAGTTCAACAACACACATAAATTCAACGATTGGTTAAACTTTGGACAAAACATTGCCTATACACACGCAAATTACTCTCTTACAAACTTGAATGATGTTTATTCAAGTCCGCTAACTCAAGCATTATGGACAGACCCAATTACTCCAGTATATAACCCTGATGGATCTTATGCTAGAGCAACTTGGTCTTATAACAACAACCCTGCAAGAATGGCAGAGCAAGAACAATACAAACGTTCTTGGGATAACAGAATCGTTGGTAACTTCTCTTTGAATGCTAAAGCAACGAAAGACCTAACGTTAACATCCAACTTTGGTGTGGATTATAGAAACCAACAACAAAAGATGTACTACCCTGAATTCTTTGTTTCGAATGAAGAACAAAGAATGACTTCTCAGTTGGATGAACATAGAAACAACAAGTTTGACTGGGTTTGGTCTAACTATGCTAACTATACGAAAAGTATTGGAAATCACAACTTCGGAGCAATGGTAGGTATGGAGATGCAATACTTCAGCTACAACAATATTATGGCTACAGGTTATGATGTTCCTTTCAATGAAAACATGAGATATTTAGGTGCTGCAAAAGGTGCTGATTATTTCGCTACCTCTTCACAAGGAGCCAATTCATTACAATCGTATTTTGCTAGAGCTAACTATAGCTACGACAACAAGTATTTATTGACAGCCACATTTAGAGCAGATGGTTCATCAAAATTCGCAGAAGGTAACCGTTGGGGATTCTTCCCATCATTCTCTGCAGGATGGAATATCAAAGAAGAAGATTTCTTACAAACTTCTGAAATTGTCTCACAACTTAAGCTGAGAGCTGGTTGGGGTGAAGTAGGTAATCAATCTTCTGCAGGTAACAATGATTACTTATCAACGGTAACAAACAACTTAAGATATGTGGTTGATGGTAATGTCGTTGAAGGTCGTATTCCAACAACAATGTCTAACCCTGATTTAAGATGGGAATCTGCACAAATGACCAACTTTGGTGTAGATGCAGGATTCTTAAACGACAAGATTACTGTAAGTGCAGAATACTTCATTAAGGATACTAAAGACATGGTGGTTCCACAGCCTGTTCCTGACTATGTAGGTGCAAACTCTCCAAATGTCAACGTAGGTACTATGCAAAACAAAGGTTTTGAATTCGCCATCAACTACAGAAATGTTGAGCATGAAGTAAAATGGAATGTTGGTGCTAATATCGCAGTCATCGATAACAAAATTACTGACTTAGGTGAAACTGGTCACATTGATGGTGGTTATATTGACAAGTTAGGATATACTACAAGAACCGAAGAAGGACAAGAAATTGCTTACTTCTATGGTTATAAAACAGACGGTATCTTTAGATCACAAGAAGAGTTAGATGCACATGTTGATGCAGACGGTAATCCACTACAACCTAATGCTGGCATCGGTGATGTGAAGTTTGTCGATTTAAATGGTGACGGTACTATTGATGATGAAGATAAAACTAACCTTGGTTCTGCTATCCCAACATTTACAGGTTCATTCAATATTGGACTAGAGTACAAAGGGTTTGACATGAACTTATTCTTCACTGGCTCATATGGTAATGAAGTAGCCAATATTCAGAAGTTCTGGATTGAAGATTCTAACGTTCAGAAAAATCAAACTAAAAATTACTACGATAACCGTTTCCACCCAGAAAACAATCCTGAAGGTACTTTACCAAGAGTTGTATCGGGTGATCCAAACAACAACCGTAGATTCTCTGACAGATATGTGGAAGATGCTTCTTACCTAAGATTACAAAACGTTCAATTAGGTTATTCTTTCAATGAGAATGTTTGTAAGAAATTACACATGCAACGTTTCAGAGTTTATGCTTCAGTAGATAACTTATTTACACTAACTAACTACAGTGGTTATGATCCTGAAGTAGGTGATCATTACGGTGATCCATTAGCACAAGGTGTTGATATTGGTAACTATCCAAAATCTACTACTTATTCATTAGGCTTGAATGTTACTTTTTAA